A window from Salminus brasiliensis chromosome 7, fSalBra1.hap2, whole genome shotgun sequence encodes these proteins:
- the rp2 gene encoding protein XRP2, which yields MGCFFSKKSRRKSPVKEPTVPAAEKDATGNNVAESAAPSGTDQAAPKQYSWDKREKVDPKDFMLTGVKDATVGRLPGKLNGQQFVIQDCENCNIFVFDHSATVTIDDCVNCHIVLGPVKGSVFFRDCKDIKCVVACQQFRTRDCKKMDVFLCCATQPIIESSTSMKFGCFQYYYPDLAFHFKDAGLSIFNNNWSNIHDFTPVSGETNWSLLPEDAAVLEYVPPPDSESEFKSVRISADVNRSIVPMTKGGRRKDSEESCLFVFFAGDYTIANARKLIDEITSKGFTLIQTKEVSMRPEDVNRVFQNNSEGLIEWTTKGPVVALELNGDGVVEACRGIANEVFSGTKVFVSENKTSASRDVDNFFNFADMQMGL from the exons ATGGGGTGCTTTTTCTCCAAAAAATCCAGGAGAAAATCTCCTGTCAAGGAGCCCACCGTGCCCGCTGCGGAGAAGGACGCCACGGGCAATAACGTGGCTGAAAGCGCCGCGCCGAGCGGCACCGACCAAGCAGCGCCCAAACAATACAGCTGGGACAAACGGGAGAAG GTTGATCCCAAAGACTTCATGCTGACTGGTGTAAAGGATGCCACCGTGGGACGCCTGCCAGGGAAACTGAACGGACAGCAGTTTGTCATTCAGGACTGTGAGAACTGCAACATCTTTGTGTTTGACCACTCGGCAACAGTGACCATTGACGACTGTGTAAACTGTCACATAGTGCTTGGGCCAGTCAAAGGCAGCGTGTTCTTCCGAGACTGCAAAGACATTAAGTGCGTGGTGGCCTGCCAGCAGTTCCGGACAAGGGACTGCAAGAAGATGGATGTCTTTTTGTGTTGTGCCACTCAGCCTATTATTGAGTCGTCCACCAGCATGAAGTTTGGCTGCTTCCAGTACTATTATCCTGACCTGGCCTTTCACTTCAAGGACGCAGGTCTGAGCATCTTCAACAACAACTGGAGCAATATACATGACTTCACGCCTGTCTCTGGAGAAACCAATTGGAGCCTACTGCCAGAGGATGCTGCGGTGTTGGAGTATGTGCCTCCTCCTGATTCAGAGTCGGAGTTCAAGTCTGTACGTATCTCTGCTGATGTGAACCGGAGTATTGTGCCCATGACTAAAGGTGGGAGGCGTAAGGACAGTGAGGAGtcctgcttgtttgtgttcTTTGCTGGAGACTACACCATAGCCAACGCTCGCAAGCTCATTGACGAG ATTACTTCCAAGGGTTTCACACTCATCCAAACCAAAGAGGTCTCCATGCGTCCTGAAGACGTGAACAGAGTGTTCCAGAACAACTCGGAGGGTCTAATTGAGTGGaccacaaagg GTCCTGTCGTAGCCCTAGAGCTGAATGGAGATGGTGTAGTGGAGGCCTGCAGAGGCATTGCCAATGAGGTTTTCAGTGGGACAAAG GTCTTCGTTTCTGAGAATAAAACTTCGGCTTCTCGGGACGTTGACAACTTTTTCAACTTTGCTGACATGCAGATGGGATTGTGA